In one Streptomyces sp. T12 genomic region, the following are encoded:
- a CDS encoding Lrp/AsnC family transcriptional regulator, giving the protein MPRPLYDRIDRAILDHLQRQGRTPNVDLAEAVRLSPSSCLRRTKALEEDGVLAGYRADLDRERLGLGLTVFLSLKVEHSRTTSQVVEEALKAIDHVVACHVVSGDADFLVELAVPDLRTFEKVLTDQILAIGPVRDARSTFCIRTVIDRGPLPLDSWPAPRA; this is encoded by the coding sequence ATGCCACGACCCTTGTACGACCGTATCGACCGGGCGATCCTGGACCACCTCCAGCGCCAGGGACGCACCCCCAACGTCGACCTCGCCGAGGCCGTACGCCTGTCACCCTCGTCCTGCCTGCGCCGCACCAAGGCGCTGGAGGAGGACGGGGTCCTGGCCGGCTACCGGGCCGATCTGGACCGCGAGCGTCTCGGCCTCGGGCTGACGGTGTTCCTCTCCCTCAAGGTCGAGCACTCCCGCACCACCTCCCAGGTGGTCGAAGAGGCACTGAAGGCGATCGACCACGTGGTCGCCTGCCATGTGGTCTCCGGCGACGCCGACTTCCTCGTCGAGCTGGCCGTGCCGGACCTGCGCACCTTCGAAAAGGTGCTCACCGACCAGATCCTGGCCATCGGTCCCGTTCGCGACGCCCGCAGCACCTTCTGCATCCGCACCGTCATCGACCGCGGCCCGCTCCCCCTCGACTCCTGGCCCGCCCCGCGTGCATGA
- a CDS encoding formylglycine-generating enzyme family protein codes for MVAVPAGEFLMGSEDALAYPADGEGPVRTVYVDAFWMDACTVSNAQFACFAAETGYRTSAERIGWSFVFAGLLPDDFPPTRGVVGAPWWRQVEGADWRHPDGPHSTWEDRADHPVVHVDWDDARAYCAWAGKRLPSEAEWERAARGGLHAKVFPWGDEFEPGGRPRMNVWQGDFPNRHPTADGWYGTCPVTAFEPGGFGLYNATGNVWEWCEDPFSPSSGAPGAPGVPGGQQRVTKGGSYLCHASYCRRYRVAARQGLFPDSATGNVGFRCALDMT; via the coding sequence ATGGTGGCCGTCCCCGCCGGCGAGTTCCTCATGGGCAGCGAGGACGCACTCGCCTACCCGGCCGACGGGGAAGGCCCGGTGCGGACGGTGTACGTCGACGCGTTCTGGATGGACGCCTGCACGGTGTCCAACGCACAGTTCGCGTGCTTCGCCGCCGAAACCGGGTACCGCACCTCGGCCGAGCGGATCGGCTGGTCGTTCGTCTTCGCCGGTCTGCTCCCGGACGACTTCCCGCCGACCCGGGGCGTGGTGGGCGCGCCCTGGTGGCGGCAGGTCGAGGGCGCCGACTGGCGCCACCCCGACGGGCCGCACTCCACCTGGGAGGACCGGGCGGATCACCCAGTCGTCCATGTCGACTGGGACGACGCCCGCGCCTACTGCGCCTGGGCAGGCAAACGCCTGCCCTCCGAGGCGGAATGGGAACGCGCCGCCCGAGGGGGACTGCACGCGAAGGTGTTCCCCTGGGGCGACGAGTTCGAGCCGGGCGGCCGCCCCCGGATGAACGTGTGGCAGGGCGACTTCCCGAACCGGCACCCGACGGCCGACGGCTGGTACGGCACCTGTCCGGTCACCGCCTTCGAGCCGGGCGGCTTCGGTCTGTACAACGCCACCGGCAACGTCTGGGAATGGTGCGAGGACCCGTTCTCCCCTTCCTCCGGCGCCCCCGGCGCCCCCGGTGTCCCCGGTGGACAGCAGCGCGTCACGAAGGGCGGCTCCTATCTCTGCCACGCGTCCTACTGCCGCCGCTACCGGGTCGCCGCGCGGCAGGGCCTGTTCCCGGACTCGGCAACCGGCAACGTGGGGTTCCGGTGCGCCCTGGACATGACGTGA
- a CDS encoding ABC transporter substrate-binding protein, which translates to MAKRARLWRPGAAGMAVLGLTLTACGGAKVGDDSAAADGSSGKCGTFDLAVSPWVGYEANAAVIAYVAEQELGCKVVKKDLKAEIGWQGFETGEVDAIVENWGHDDLRKKYITEQKTAVALGPTGNKGIIGWYIPPWIAKKYPDITNWKNLDKYAANFKTSESGSKGQLLDGDPSYQTNDEALVENLKLDFKVVYAGSETALIQAFRDAEKNKKWVIGYFYEPQWFFSEVPLAHVELPKHTEGCDADPAKVACDYPVFDLDKIVSTRFAKSGSPAYDLVKNFTWTNDDQNTVAKYIALDKMTPEAAAKKWVEAHPDKVKAWLG; encoded by the coding sequence ATGGCAAAGCGAGCAAGACTGTGGCGTCCCGGTGCGGCGGGGATGGCCGTACTCGGTCTCACCCTGACCGCCTGCGGTGGGGCGAAGGTCGGTGACGACTCCGCCGCGGCGGACGGCAGTTCGGGCAAGTGCGGCACCTTCGACCTCGCGGTCAGCCCGTGGGTGGGCTACGAGGCCAACGCGGCCGTCATCGCCTACGTCGCGGAGCAGGAACTCGGCTGCAAGGTGGTCAAGAAGGACCTGAAGGCGGAGATCGGCTGGCAGGGGTTCGAGACGGGCGAGGTCGACGCCATCGTGGAGAACTGGGGCCACGACGACCTGAGGAAGAAGTACATCACCGAGCAGAAGACCGCCGTCGCCCTCGGCCCGACCGGCAACAAGGGGATCATCGGCTGGTACATCCCTCCGTGGATCGCGAAGAAGTACCCGGACATCACCAACTGGAAGAACCTCGACAAGTACGCCGCGAACTTCAAGACCTCCGAGTCGGGAAGCAAGGGCCAGCTCCTCGACGGCGACCCGTCGTACCAGACCAACGACGAGGCCCTGGTGGAGAACCTGAAGCTGGACTTCAAGGTGGTGTACGCGGGCAGCGAGACCGCGCTGATCCAGGCCTTCCGGGACGCCGAGAAGAACAAGAAGTGGGTGATCGGCTACTTCTACGAGCCACAGTGGTTCTTCTCGGAGGTGCCGCTGGCCCACGTCGAGCTGCCCAAGCACACGGAGGGCTGCGACGCGGACCCGGCGAAGGTCGCCTGCGACTATCCCGTGTTCGACCTCGACAAGATCGTCAGCACCCGGTTCGCGAAATCGGGCAGCCCGGCCTACGACCTGGTGAAGAACTTCACGTGGACCAATGACGACCAGAACACCGTCGCCAAGTACATCGCGCTCGACAAGATGACACCGGAGGCGGCGGCGAAGAAGTGGGTCGAGGCCCACCCCGACAAGGTGAAGGCGTGGCTCGGCTAG
- a CDS encoding arylsulfatase, with the protein MTEFDAGRHILPRPDTRRPLTTAMDVHDQETAFTAFTPIGPVPPPEGAPNVVIVLVDDLGFGTSGAFGGPCEMPAAQRLADNGLRYTRFHVTALCSPTRQALLTGRNHHSVGMGGTTEMTTAAPGYNGFRPRSAATMAQILQGNGYSTAAFGKWHQTPPREISAVGPFDRWPTGEGFDTFYGFMGAEMNHWYPLLYQGTTPVEPDRRPEDGYHLSEDLVDHAIDWVRTQRTLTPDRPFFTYLALGAAHAPLHVGREWQEEYRGRFDHGWDRQRELTLERQKELGVVPEDAELAPWAEGVPHWDELTDNQRRLAARFMETFAGFTEHADVQVGRFLDALEELGELDDTIVLYILGDNGASGEGGIEGTIVEHRLGHGIVDDPDEMIDHLDEIGGPLSYPIAPAGWALALNTPYQWTKQVASHFGGTRDGMILHWPRGVPERGGLRHQFSHVIDVLPTILDCVGVPAPFSVDGVPQQPIEGASMRRTLADARAPEHRRTQYFEMCGNRGIYHGGWMAVTRHGIPWEMVPDKDRRFADDVWELYDIDRDWSQARDLAAEHPEKLRQLQDLFLIEAAKYQVFPLDDRVTERENPAVAGRIDLLGDRTSVTYRAGMRRFTEETTLNVKNRSHSITADVELPEGAAAEGVLIAQGGRFGGWALYFTGGRPAYAYNYFGMSLYTVRGGEPLAPGRHEIRLEFDYDGGGLGKGGTAVLLVDGEKHATGRVERTIPYYFSFDETLDVGVDLSTPVTDDYPVLDNEFTGILHTVRIDLDDRSTESSEFDGGLHRRVMGAQ; encoded by the coding sequence ATGACTGAGTTCGACGCCGGCCGGCACATACTTCCGCGGCCGGACACCCGCCGGCCCCTGACGACCGCGATGGACGTCCACGACCAGGAGACCGCCTTCACCGCCTTCACCCCCATCGGCCCGGTCCCTCCGCCCGAGGGCGCGCCGAACGTGGTGATCGTGCTCGTCGACGACCTCGGGTTCGGCACGTCCGGTGCGTTCGGCGGACCGTGTGAGATGCCGGCCGCGCAGCGGCTCGCGGACAACGGGCTGCGCTACACCCGCTTTCACGTGACGGCCCTGTGCTCGCCGACCCGGCAGGCCCTGCTGACCGGACGCAACCACCACTCGGTGGGCATGGGCGGCACCACCGAGATGACCACCGCGGCCCCCGGGTACAACGGGTTCCGGCCGCGCAGCGCGGCGACCATGGCCCAGATCCTGCAGGGCAACGGCTACAGTACGGCCGCCTTCGGCAAATGGCACCAGACACCCCCGCGGGAGATCAGCGCGGTCGGGCCCTTCGACCGCTGGCCGACCGGGGAGGGGTTCGACACCTTCTACGGGTTCATGGGCGCCGAGATGAACCACTGGTACCCGCTGCTGTACCAGGGCACCACCCCCGTCGAGCCGGATCGCCGGCCCGAGGACGGCTACCACCTGTCCGAGGACCTCGTCGACCACGCCATCGACTGGGTGCGCACCCAACGCACGCTCACTCCGGACCGGCCGTTCTTCACCTACCTCGCGCTGGGTGCCGCACACGCTCCGCTGCACGTCGGCCGGGAGTGGCAGGAGGAGTACCGGGGACGGTTCGACCACGGCTGGGACCGCCAGCGCGAACTGACCCTGGAGCGGCAGAAGGAACTCGGAGTGGTTCCCGAGGACGCGGAACTCGCGCCCTGGGCCGAGGGCGTGCCGCACTGGGACGAACTCACCGACAACCAGCGCCGGTTGGCGGCCAGGTTCATGGAGACCTTCGCGGGCTTCACCGAGCACGCCGACGTACAGGTCGGCAGGTTCCTCGACGCACTGGAGGAACTCGGCGAGCTGGACGACACGATCGTCCTCTACATCCTCGGTGACAACGGCGCCTCGGGCGAGGGAGGCATCGAGGGGACGATCGTCGAGCACCGGCTGGGGCACGGCATCGTGGACGACCCGGACGAGATGATCGACCACCTCGACGAGATCGGCGGCCCGCTCAGCTACCCGATCGCCCCGGCGGGCTGGGCGCTGGCACTGAACACTCCCTACCAGTGGACCAAGCAGGTGGCCTCGCACTTCGGCGGCACCCGGGACGGCATGATCCTGCACTGGCCGCGGGGAGTCCCCGAGCGCGGCGGGTTGCGTCACCAGTTCTCGCACGTGATCGACGTACTGCCGACGATCCTGGACTGCGTGGGAGTCCCGGCGCCGTTCAGCGTGGACGGGGTGCCGCAGCAGCCCATCGAGGGGGCGAGCATGCGGCGGACGCTCGCCGACGCCCGGGCGCCCGAGCACCGCCGTACCCAGTACTTCGAGATGTGCGGCAACCGGGGCATCTACCACGGCGGCTGGATGGCGGTCACCCGGCACGGCATCCCCTGGGAGATGGTGCCGGACAAGGACAGGAGGTTCGCCGACGACGTCTGGGAGCTCTACGACATCGACCGCGACTGGAGCCAGGCCCGCGACCTCGCCGCCGAACACCCCGAGAAGTTGCGCCAGTTGCAGGACCTGTTCCTGATCGAGGCGGCGAAGTACCAGGTGTTCCCCCTGGACGACCGGGTCACCGAGCGGGAGAACCCGGCCGTGGCCGGCCGCATCGATCTGCTCGGCGACCGGACGTCCGTCACCTACCGCGCGGGAATGCGGCGGTTCACCGAGGAGACGACCCTCAACGTCAAGAACCGCTCGCACAGCATCACGGCTGACGTCGAGCTGCCGGAGGGCGCGGCCGCCGAGGGCGTGCTCATCGCGCAGGGCGGCCGGTTCGGCGGCTGGGCCCTGTACTTCACCGGGGGCAGGCCGGCCTACGCCTACAACTACTTCGGCATGAGCCTGTACACCGTGCGCGGCGGCGAGCCCCTGGCACCCGGACGGCACGAGATCCGGCTCGAGTTCGACTACGACGGCGGAGGACTCGGCAAGGGCGGGACCGCCGTGCTCCTGGTGGACGGTGAGAAGCACGCGACCGGACGGGTCGAGCGGACCATTCCGTACTACTTCTCCTTCGACGAGACGCTCGACGTAGGGGTGGACCTGAGTACACCGGTGACCGACGACTATCCGGTCCTCGACAACGAGTTCACCGGGATCCTGCACACGGTGCGCATCGATCTGGACGACCGGAGCACCGAGTCGTCCGAGTTCGACGGCGGACTGCACCGGCGCGTCATGGGGGCCCAGTGA
- a CDS encoding LysR family transcriptional regulator — protein sequence MERRQLEYFIAVVEHGGFTAAAIALHVAQPSLSHAIRSLEREFGGRLFHRLPHGVALTAAGEALVRPAQQVLRDLSTASSLVREVLGLSGGRLDIVSQTTLSVDPLAGMLGRFHRAHPKVSVRVVDPEQGPAVAQMVAAGQCELGLVDASVTTADLRGIDLPEQEMHVVLPADHPHPAGDTITSRELAALDLIVTPPGTETRAAVDDVCTALGVAPRIAVETAHRAMIVPLVLSGVGAALLPASMARDAALHGARMLSHRPRLLRHGRLVWRSGPLSPAAQAFVDLASSPARD from the coding sequence ATGGAACGACGCCAGCTGGAATACTTCATAGCCGTCGTCGAGCACGGCGGATTTACCGCCGCGGCCATTGCGCTCCATGTCGCCCAGCCCTCGCTGTCGCATGCGATCCGGTCCCTGGAGCGCGAATTCGGCGGCAGGCTGTTTCACCGTCTCCCGCACGGCGTCGCCCTCACCGCGGCCGGTGAGGCGCTGGTCCGGCCGGCCCAGCAGGTCCTGCGCGACCTGTCCACGGCCAGTTCCCTGGTCCGGGAAGTCCTCGGGCTCAGCGGCGGCCGACTCGACATCGTGTCGCAGACGACCCTTTCGGTCGACCCGCTGGCCGGGATGCTGGGGCGCTTCCATCGCGCGCATCCGAAGGTCTCCGTGCGTGTGGTCGACCCGGAGCAGGGACCTGCCGTGGCGCAGATGGTCGCGGCCGGGCAGTGCGAACTCGGTCTGGTGGACGCCTCGGTGACCACGGCGGACCTGCGCGGTATCGACCTCCCGGAGCAGGAGATGCATGTCGTGCTGCCCGCGGACCATCCGCATCCGGCGGGCGACACCATCACCTCGCGTGAACTGGCCGCGCTGGACCTGATCGTGACACCGCCGGGCACCGAGACCCGGGCTGCGGTGGACGACGTGTGCACCGCGCTGGGCGTGGCTCCGCGGATCGCGGTGGAGACCGCGCACCGCGCGATGATCGTGCCGCTGGTCCTCTCCGGCGTGGGCGCCGCCCTGCTGCCGGCCTCCATGGCCCGGGACGCTGCCCTGCACGGGGCCCGGATGCTGTCCCATCGGCCCCGGTTGCTGCGCCACGGCCGGCTGGTCTGGCGGTCGGGCCCGCTGTCTCCCGCCGCCCAGGCGTTCGTGGACCTGGCGTCCTCGCCCGCCCGGGACTGA